The segment CAAAGAGCAGGCGCGTATGCCCTTGTGCACTCGTTAATACACCATCTTCATCCACACACAAGATCGTCGGTTTCATGAAATGACCCCCTCCCATAGCACCATTTGATTGCGTCCGTTGCCTTTCCCGCGATACAGCAGTTCATCCGCTTTAGCGAGTAATGCAGCTAATGAATCCCCCATGGCTGGATAACACACCACGCCCATCGTGATCGTTACGCCTTCTTGACTCAGATCCAACCCTTGCATCACTTGTTCCAAGCGATTTTTCACCCCGATATGGCAACTACACTGTTCAAAGATCAGCACAAATTCATCACCACCGAGTCGCGCCACCACATCATAGTCGCGCATGGATTGCTGCACATGGCGAACGATCCGTTGTAACAGCTGAT is part of the Sulfoacidibacillus ferrooxidans genome and harbors:
- a CDS encoding GGDEF domain-containing protein, giving the protein DEWFRDRKSRLVSFDFVLAMFDLDHFKALNDTQGHDAGDQLLQRIVRHVQQSMRDYDVVARLGGDEFVLIFEQCSCHIGVKNRLEQVMQGLDLSQEGVTITMGVVCYPAMGDSLAALLAKADELLYRGKGNGRNQMVLWEGVIS